Proteins from one Chryseobacterium arthrosphaerae genomic window:
- a CDS encoding AadS family aminoglycoside 6-adenylyltransferase — translation MKIREEKLEKIIHWAENNPDIRAVLLTSSLVNPYAPVDNFSDLDVELVFDRRQPYEINNEWLNLFGEPISMVEEDDTVFDGKHAMKMVLYKDHVKVDFKLYQISEFIEEIQQENLPDDWDVGYKVLIDKDGLTKDMKSPTYQSVMIRKPSEKKFKQLLNDFWWDTTYVAKCLKRGDIFYAKFMSENILRTDYLVPLTEWYIAAASDWNTVTTNKHGRLFKKYLTADLWNRVEATFSGSDIEENWTALWAYADLVHELGTSLAEKLSFEYPYTHENDIRSYLKEVQSIS, via the coding sequence ATGAAAATAAGAGAAGAAAAGCTGGAAAAAATTATTCACTGGGCTGAAAATAACCCGGATATCCGTGCTGTTCTTCTGACCAGTTCGCTGGTGAATCCTTATGCTCCTGTAGATAACTTCAGTGACCTTGATGTGGAGCTGGTTTTTGACCGCAGACAGCCATACGAAATCAATAATGAATGGCTGAACCTTTTCGGTGAGCCTATTTCCATGGTAGAAGAAGATGACACGGTCTTCGACGGGAAACATGCGATGAAAATGGTGCTGTACAAAGACCATGTAAAAGTTGATTTCAAGTTGTACCAGATTTCAGAATTTATTGAAGAGATACAGCAGGAAAACCTTCCCGATGACTGGGATGTCGGTTATAAAGTGCTGATTGATAAAGATGGCCTTACAAAGGATATGAAGTCTCCAACCTATCAGTCGGTCATGATTCGGAAGCCGTCAGAAAAGAAATTTAAGCAATTGCTTAATGACTTCTGGTGGGATACTACTTATGTTGCCAAATGCCTGAAACGTGGAGACATTTTCTATGCTAAATTCATGTCTGAAAATATACTGCGGACAGATTATCTAGTTCCTTTGACCGAATGGTATATTGCTGCTGCCTCTGACTGGAATACTGTCACAACCAATAAACACGGGCGACTGTTCAAAAAATACCTTACAGCTGATCTTTGGAATAGGGTAGAAGCTACATTTTCAGGGAGTGATATCGAAGAAAACTGGACCGCTTTATGGGCTTATGCTGACCTGGTACATGAACTGGGCACATCATTGGCAGAAAAGCTCAGTTTTGAATACCCTTATACCCATGAAAATGATATCCGGAGTTACCTCAAAGAAGTACAGTCAATATCTTAA
- a CDS encoding DUF1684 domain-containing protein, which yields MKKYILLFLILPLCFFAQKKVSREEMEVRKFQKALNAEYLDPKETPLRGDNFKNFKEHPFFPFDIKYRVTAKFVRTQDPKPFDLPTSSGKTKSYQEYGKATFTLDGKPYTLTLYQSLDLIKQKKYRDYLFLPFRDATNEKETYGGGKYMDLKIPKGNTIILDFNQSYHPFCAYNAYDYNCPIVPEENKLPVEIRAGVMYEDIYHH from the coding sequence ATGAAAAAATATATATTGCTCTTTTTGATCCTGCCCCTATGTTTTTTTGCTCAGAAAAAAGTTTCCCGAGAGGAAATGGAGGTACGGAAATTTCAGAAAGCATTGAATGCAGAATACCTTGATCCGAAAGAGACTCCATTAAGGGGAGATAACTTTAAAAATTTTAAAGAGCATCCGTTTTTTCCGTTTGATATAAAATACAGGGTCACTGCAAAATTTGTCAGAACACAGGATCCTAAACCGTTTGATCTGCCTACATCTTCAGGCAAGACAAAATCTTATCAGGAATATGGTAAAGCTACTTTTACGCTGGATGGAAAACCTTATACGCTTACTTTATACCAAAGCCTGGATCTGATCAAACAAAAGAAGTACAGAGATTATCTTTTTCTTCCGTTCAGAGATGCTACGAATGAAAAAGAAACCTACGGCGGCGGAAAGTATATGGACCTGAAGATTCCTAAGGGAAATACCATTATACTGGATTTTAACCAATCCTACCATCCTTTCTGCGCTTATAATGCCTACGACTATAACTGTCCTATAGTTCCCGAAGAAAATAAGCTTCCTGTAGAGATCCGTGCAGGAGTAATGTACGAAGACATCTATCACCACTAA
- the recO gene encoding DNA repair protein RecO, producing MNLQNGFLLSYIKYGENDAVLHCFTEEEGFQSYFLKGVYSKKNKKKALLQPLNQLVFSVNPVKGNGIPSVSKFELIRNTDIDTDIKANTVIFFISDFLSHILRYENKNLQIYVEIEKLINELINRNYQAHILFLIAVLKIQGVAPLLNDGKFLDPETGTFSFTPTHQLFGEEISSVWKTALNAENFYTTKIHSSLRKDFLDSLLVYYHYHITDFKTPASLEVIQQIFE from the coding sequence ATGAATTTACAAAACGGTTTTTTACTTTCCTATATTAAATATGGAGAAAATGATGCTGTACTGCATTGTTTTACAGAAGAAGAGGGTTTTCAGAGTTATTTCTTAAAAGGAGTCTATTCTAAAAAGAATAAAAAGAAAGCCCTGCTACAACCGTTGAACCAACTTGTTTTTTCAGTAAATCCCGTAAAAGGCAATGGAATCCCTTCCGTTTCAAAATTTGAGCTGATCAGGAATACTGATATTGATACGGATATAAAAGCCAACACCGTGATCTTTTTTATTTCAGATTTTTTAAGCCATATTCTCAGATATGAAAATAAAAATCTCCAGATCTATGTTGAAATTGAGAAACTGATCAATGAACTGATCAACAGAAACTATCAGGCTCACATTCTTTTCCTGATTGCTGTACTGAAGATCCAGGGGGTAGCCCCCCTATTGAACGACGGAAAGTTTTTAGATCCTGAAACAGGAACATTTTCCTTTACTCCTACTCATCAGTTATTCGGTGAAGAGATTTCATCAGTCTGGAAAACTGCGTTGAATGCTGAAAATTTTTATACTACAAAAATTCATTCTTCTTTAAGAAAAGATTTCCTGGACAGCCTTCTGGTCTATTACCATTACCATATCACCGATTTCAAAACCCCGGCATCACTGGAAGTGATACAGCAGATCTTTGAATGA
- a CDS encoding glucose 1-dehydrogenase, producing the protein MEISLHNQVAVVTGASSGIGSGIAKCLAAAGAVVVVNHSSERSSEEAKAVLKEITDAGGNGIMYQCDVSKEDQVVKMFQDVVAQFQTVDILINNAGIQKDAKFTEMTIDQWNAVIGVNLTGQFLCAREAIKEFLRRGIDPSRSKACGKIIHISSVHEVIPWAGHANYASSKGAIRMLMQTLAQEYGAHKIRVNSICPGAIQTPINKDAWSTPEALDSLLTLIPYNRIGQPQDIGNLAAFLASDLADYITGTSIFVDGGMTTFESFSTGG; encoded by the coding sequence ATGGAAATATCACTTCATAACCAGGTTGCTGTCGTTACAGGAGCTTCCAGTGGAATAGGTTCAGGAATTGCAAAATGCTTAGCTGCAGCAGGCGCTGTAGTAGTTGTCAATCATTCTTCAGAAAGATCTTCGGAAGAAGCAAAAGCCGTGCTGAAAGAAATTACAGATGCAGGCGGAAACGGGATCATGTACCAATGTGATGTTTCTAAGGAAGATCAGGTTGTAAAGATGTTTCAGGATGTTGTTGCTCAATTTCAGACCGTGGATATCCTGATCAACAATGCCGGTATTCAGAAAGATGCCAAGTTTACTGAAATGACCATAGATCAGTGGAATGCCGTAATAGGAGTGAATCTGACCGGACAGTTTCTTTGTGCCAGAGAAGCCATCAAGGAATTTTTACGCCGCGGGATAGATCCGTCCCGTTCCAAAGCCTGTGGAAAAATTATTCATATCAGTTCTGTGCATGAAGTTATTCCCTGGGCAGGACATGCCAACTATGCCTCAAGTAAAGGTGCTATCAGGATGCTGATGCAAACCCTGGCCCAAGAATATGGAGCCCATAAGATCCGTGTCAATTCTATCTGTCCGGGAGCTATTCAGACGCCAATCAATAAAGATGCATGGAGTACTCCGGAAGCGTTGGATTCCCTTCTTACCCTTATTCCCTACAACAGGATAGGGCAGCCTCAGGATATAGGAAATCTGGCTGCATTCCTTGCCAGCGACCTTGCCGACTATATTACAGGAACCAGCATTTTTGTTGACGGAGGAATGACAACATTCGAGAGCTTTTCTACCGGCGGATAA
- a CDS encoding GNAT family N-acetyltransferase, producing the protein MIHLKFFTPEHLTGVSYALDENQMRFTATAQQALQNISERDDSDAFPITIFEDDIPAGFFVLDFGKDKLDLTDNQDSVLIRSLSVNPQMQGRGIGKRAMMKVDEFVREHFKNCNELVLAVNQKNDSAYHIYLQAGYIYDGKTRIGRSGPQYLMHKKL; encoded by the coding sequence ATGATACATTTAAAATTCTTTACCCCGGAACACCTTACCGGAGTCAGCTATGCTTTGGATGAGAATCAGATGCGGTTTACAGCGACGGCTCAACAGGCTTTACAGAACATCAGTGAAAGGGACGATTCCGATGCATTTCCCATAACGATATTTGAGGATGATATTCCCGCAGGTTTTTTTGTCCTTGATTTTGGGAAAGATAAACTGGATCTTACTGATAATCAGGACTCGGTTTTGATACGTTCTCTGTCTGTGAATCCTCAGATGCAGGGAAGAGGAATCGGAAAACGTGCGATGATGAAAGTGGACGAGTTTGTAAGGGAACACTTTAAAAACTGTAATGAACTGGTATTGGCTGTCAATCAAAAAAATGATTCAGCCTATCATATTTACCTTCAGGCGGGCTACATCTATGACGGGAAAACAAGAATCGGAAGAAGCGGACCTCAGTATCTGATGCATAAAAAACTTTAA
- a CDS encoding NAD(P)H-dependent glycerol-3-phosphate dehydrogenase, with protein sequence MAKKKTISESSNPKKSKNDVSVGVVGSGSFATAIVKMLVENCKVVHWCVRSEFVKGAIELRGHNPTYLTAAHFNLKSLKLTTDINELVSACDVIVLATPSIYLSDTLDKMTCDYSDKIFVSAIKGIIPKVNDVVAHYLRDEFKIGFRNQAVIAGPCHAEEVAMERLSYLTIATVEDETAEKLEGIFSSDFIKVQTSKDILGNEYSAILKNIFAIGAGIASGLGYGDNFTAVFVSNAIREMETFLEAIYEAPRDVNESAYLGDLLVTAYSLFSRNRNLGNLIGKGYTVKSAIQSMNMVAEGYYAAQSIYKTAKQKNLKLPIIDTVYAILYDGKNAEKQFKKLTAKLN encoded by the coding sequence ATGGCTAAAAAGAAAACAATTTCAGAATCTTCGAATCCCAAAAAGAGTAAAAACGATGTTTCTGTAGGGGTAGTAGGGAGCGGAAGTTTTGCAACCGCTATTGTAAAAATGCTTGTTGAAAACTGTAAAGTAGTACACTGGTGTGTAAGAAGTGAATTTGTAAAAGGAGCTATCGAACTCAGAGGGCACAACCCAACCTATCTTACCGCTGCTCATTTTAACCTTAAAAGTTTAAAACTGACAACAGATATCAATGAGTTGGTTTCTGCCTGTGATGTAATCGTTTTAGCAACACCATCCATTTATCTGTCTGATACCCTGGATAAGATGACTTGTGACTATTCAGACAAAATATTTGTTTCAGCAATTAAAGGAATTATTCCTAAAGTAAATGATGTGGTAGCCCATTATCTGCGTGATGAATTCAAGATCGGTTTCAGGAATCAGGCCGTTATTGCAGGGCCCTGCCACGCTGAAGAAGTAGCGATGGAAAGACTTTCATACCTTACCATTGCCACAGTGGAAGATGAAACGGCAGAAAAGCTGGAAGGAATTTTCAGTTCAGACTTTATCAAGGTTCAGACCAGTAAAGATATCCTGGGAAATGAGTACAGTGCCATTCTTAAGAACATTTTTGCCATCGGAGCAGGTATCGCAAGCGGGCTGGGTTATGGAGATAACTTTACGGCTGTTTTTGTTTCCAATGCGATCCGTGAAATGGAAACTTTCCTGGAAGCCATCTATGAAGCACCTAGAGATGTGAACGAAAGTGCTTATCTGGGAGACCTTCTGGTAACCGCTTATTCCCTGTTCTCAAGAAACAGGAACCTTGGTAACCTGATCGGAAAAGGATACACCGTGAAATCAGCCATCCAGTCGATGAACATGGTTGCAGAAGGATATTATGCTGCCCAGTCGATCTATAAAACGGCCAAACAGAAAAACCTTAAGCTACCGATTATCGATACCGTATATGCCATTCTTTATGACGGTAAAAATGCAGAAAAGCAATTTAAAAAACTCACTGCAAAACTGAACTAA
- a CDS encoding MGH1-like glycoside hydrolase domain-containing protein — protein sequence MSEKERLSDILWKKWGPYVSNREWGLVREDYSENGDAWNYTGHHTAEAKTYRWGEEGICGICDDLQKLVFSIGFWNKKDRMVKERFFGLTNGQGNHGEDVKEYFYYLDSTPTHSYMKMLYKYPQNAFPYEDLIKTNAERSKSEPEYELIDTGIFDHNEYFDIFIEYAKESQNDILVKLTVVNKSGKQAPLVILPTVWFRNTWNWGYDDYKPQLNAEEADHIKVSHKDLEIRNIYARQSAKVLFCDNETNNERLYGSSNESKYCKDGINTFVMTGDSRAVSPDAGTKASFFIDESFNAGETKVFEFRISDKDLKDPFRDFNDIFETRHKEADDFYAEIQKGIASEDEKLVQRQAFAGMLWNKMFYHYNVEKWLKGDPAEVPPPRSREKIRNYDWKHLNNEHIISMPDKWEYPWYATWDLAFHTISFSLIDPDFAKHQLKLFLFEWYMHPNGQLPAYEWNFSDVNPPVHAWAVFRVFKIDEYLKDKPDLEFLESAFQKLLMNFTWWVNKKDTNGNNIFEGGFLGLDNIGVFDRNSVLPNGEQLEQSDGTSWMAMFALNMMRIALELALYNSVYEEMAMKFFEHFLSIAHSLDNMGDENFSLWDEEDEFFYDAIASSDGTHMYLRLRTIVGLIPMFAVEVIDDEMIENLPNFKKRMKWVLDNKPELASLVSRWEVKGQDSKHLLSLLRGHRLKRLLKRMLNPEEFLSDYGVRALSKEYENNPYTLNLNETDYCVQYTPAESDSGLFGGNSNWRGPVWFPINFLIIDSLQRFFFYYSPDFLVEYPTGSGNYSNLDQIADSLNKRLAKIFLKDENGKRPVNGQYERFQTDPDFKDYILFYEYFHGDNGRGVGASHQTGWTGLIAKILQPRFPKKEMAESETEMPGDVEENKE from the coding sequence ATGTCAGAAAAAGAAAGGCTTTCAGATATTTTATGGAAAAAATGGGGACCCTACGTCAGCAACCGTGAGTGGGGTCTTGTGCGTGAAGACTACAGTGAAAATGGAGATGCCTGGAACTATACGGGCCATCATACAGCAGAAGCCAAAACCTACAGATGGGGTGAAGAAGGGATCTGCGGGATCTGTGATGACCTTCAGAAGCTGGTGTTTTCCATAGGATTCTGGAATAAAAAAGACCGTATGGTGAAAGAACGTTTCTTTGGTCTTACCAACGGACAGGGAAATCATGGAGAAGATGTAAAGGAATATTTTTATTACCTGGATTCTACGCCTACGCACTCCTACATGAAGATGCTGTACAAATATCCGCAAAATGCATTTCCTTACGAAGATCTGATAAAAACAAATGCGGAAAGAAGCAAAAGCGAACCGGAATATGAGCTGATTGATACAGGTATTTTTGACCACAATGAATACTTCGATATCTTTATTGAATATGCCAAGGAAAGCCAGAATGATATATTGGTGAAATTAACGGTTGTCAATAAGTCCGGGAAACAGGCCCCTCTTGTTATCCTGCCAACTGTCTGGTTCCGGAATACCTGGAATTGGGGCTATGATGATTATAAGCCACAGTTGAATGCTGAAGAAGCCGATCATATTAAAGTCAGTCACAAAGATCTTGAAATCAGAAATATATATGCCAGGCAATCTGCAAAAGTTCTGTTTTGTGATAATGAAACAAATAATGAGAGACTTTACGGATCATCAAATGAATCAAAGTATTGTAAAGATGGGATCAATACATTTGTGATGACGGGAGATTCCCGGGCCGTCAGTCCTGATGCGGGAACAAAAGCTTCTTTTTTTATCGATGAATCTTTCAATGCCGGAGAAACGAAAGTATTTGAGTTCAGGATTTCAGATAAAGATTTGAAAGATCCGTTCCGGGATTTTAATGATATTTTTGAAACAAGGCATAAGGAAGCAGACGACTTTTATGCGGAAATCCAGAAAGGCATTGCCTCTGAAGATGAAAAACTGGTGCAGAGACAGGCATTTGCAGGGATGCTGTGGAATAAAATGTTCTATCATTACAATGTTGAAAAATGGCTGAAAGGAGATCCTGCAGAGGTGCCGCCACCCAGGTCACGGGAAAAGATCAGAAATTATGACTGGAAGCATCTCAATAATGAGCATATTATTTCCATGCCTGATAAATGGGAATATCCATGGTATGCAACCTGGGACCTGGCTTTTCATACCATCAGTTTTTCCCTGATTGATCCGGATTTTGCCAAACATCAGCTGAAACTTTTTCTCTTCGAATGGTATATGCATCCCAACGGACAGCTTCCTGCCTATGAATGGAATTTCAGTGATGTGAATCCTCCTGTACATGCCTGGGCTGTTTTCAGAGTATTTAAAATTGATGAATATCTGAAAGATAAACCCGATCTTGAATTTCTGGAAAGTGCTTTTCAAAAGCTGCTGATGAATTTTACCTGGTGGGTCAATAAAAAAGACACCAATGGAAACAACATCTTTGAAGGAGGCTTTCTGGGGCTTGATAATATAGGGGTATTCGACAGGAATTCTGTGCTTCCCAATGGAGAACAGTTGGAGCAGTCTGACGGTACAAGCTGGATGGCTATGTTTGCCCTGAATATGATGAGGATTGCCTTAGAGCTGGCACTTTACAATAGCGTGTATGAAGAAATGGCCATGAAGTTTTTTGAGCATTTCCTTTCTATTGCCCATTCTCTGGATAATATGGGCGATGAAAATTTCAGCCTTTGGGATGAAGAAGACGAATTTTTTTATGATGCCATTGCTTCCAGCGACGGAACCCACATGTATTTAAGATTACGAACCATTGTAGGACTGATCCCCATGTTTGCCGTTGAGGTGATTGATGATGAAATGATCGAGAATCTTCCCAATTTTAAAAAAAGAATGAAATGGGTCCTGGATAATAAGCCGGAACTGGCCTCACTGGTTTCAAGATGGGAAGTCAAGGGCCAGGATTCCAAGCACCTTTTATCATTGCTTCGGGGGCACCGGCTAAAAAGACTCCTGAAGAGAATGCTGAACCCGGAAGAGTTTTTAAGCGATTATGGGGTAAGAGCCCTTTCTAAAGAGTATGAAAACAATCCCTACACCCTGAATCTCAACGAAACAGATTATTGTGTACAATATACCCCTGCTGAAAGTGACAGCGGGCTTTTCGGAGGAAACAGCAATTGGCGGGGACCGGTCTGGTTTCCTATTAACTTTTTGATTATTGACAGCCTTCAGCGGTTTTTCTTCTATTATAGTCCCGATTTCCTGGTGGAATATCCTACAGGAAGCGGAAATTATTCCAATCTGGATCAGATAGCAGATTCATTAAACAAAAGACTGGCAAAAATATTTCTGAAAGATGAAAACGGAAAAAGACCTGTAAACGGGCAGTATGAAAGATTTCAAACCGATCCTGATTTTAAAGACTATATCCTGTTCTATGAATATTTTCATGGCGATAACGGCCGTGGAGTAGGAGCTTCACATCAGACCGGCTGGACCGGACTTATTGCAAAAATATTACAGCCAAGATTCCCTAAAAAAGAAATGGCAGAGTCTGAAACAGAAATGCCTGGAGATGTCGAAGAAAATAAAGAGTAA
- a CDS encoding GMC family oxidoreductase N-terminal domain-containing protein, whose translation MDRKKFIKTSALAISGFYFLQSELFRAAEQKINILKETADAPVIIIGSGYGGAVSALRLCEAGKKVLMLEMGLNWEKAGIPFSNLLKPGKSSAWLKKKSIAPFMNIFSLTPFTGILDRLDFEHINIWVGRGVGGGSLVNGGMAVTPKESYFKEMFPDLDAEKFYSHYFPLVRRELKVNVIDEQFLKDCPYYKFTRVGEEEAHKAGFKTMRVPNVYDFKYMEKEFRNEVPRSALNTEVIYGNNYGKNSLDKTYLKKAMDTGNLEIMDLHCVDTIQLNEDKSYTLNARQIDTSGNKVSEKTFNCKKLILAAGTMGTLQLLLRSHSINNLPVNEQIGKKWGNNGNFMTGRNWVKPLSGGTGAKQSTIPVGGIDNWDDKEHPFFTEIAPLPMGMDVATALYLLINRVDKKGEVTYDKVKQTLKLDWNENNTIQMRENAKYFVRKMNKANGGTRSHFLFNNGFGADICYHPLGGCVLGEATNEFGKLKEHENLYVLDGSLIPGTIGVNPFVTITAIAEYCIENLIRQNEFTLI comes from the coding sequence ATGGACAGAAAGAAATTCATCAAGACAAGTGCTTTGGCAATATCCGGCTTTTATTTTCTTCAATCTGAGCTTTTCCGGGCTGCTGAGCAAAAGATCAATATCTTAAAGGAAACTGCAGATGCTCCTGTTATCATCATCGGCAGCGGATATGGCGGTGCTGTTTCTGCCCTGCGTCTTTGTGAGGCCGGAAAAAAAGTACTGATGCTTGAAATGGGTCTTAACTGGGAAAAAGCAGGCATCCCGTTTTCCAATCTGTTAAAACCCGGCAAAAGCTCAGCATGGCTGAAGAAAAAAAGCATTGCTCCTTTTATGAATATTTTTTCACTGACTCCATTCACCGGCATACTCGACCGGCTGGATTTTGAACATATCAATATCTGGGTAGGAAGAGGTGTAGGCGGAGGTTCCCTAGTGAACGGCGGAATGGCTGTAACACCAAAGGAAAGCTATTTCAAAGAAATGTTTCCTGATCTTGATGCCGAAAAATTCTACAGTCATTATTTCCCTCTGGTCCGCCGGGAGCTTAAGGTAAATGTGATTGATGAGCAGTTTTTAAAGGACTGTCCTTATTACAAATTCACAAGAGTGGGTGAAGAGGAAGCCCATAAAGCGGGTTTTAAAACCATGAGGGTTCCCAATGTCTATGATTTTAAATACATGGAAAAAGAATTCCGGAATGAAGTTCCCCGGTCTGCCCTTAATACGGAAGTGATCTACGGGAACAATTACGGTAAAAACAGCCTGGATAAAACCTACCTCAAAAAAGCAATGGATACCGGAAACCTGGAAATCATGGACCTGCATTGTGTAGATACCATTCAGCTTAATGAAGATAAAAGCTATACCTTGAATGCCCGCCAGATCGATACTTCAGGCAATAAGGTCTCTGAAAAAACTTTCAACTGCAAAAAACTGATCCTTGCAGCCGGAACGATGGGCACACTACAGCTTCTGCTGAGATCCCATTCAATTAATAATCTTCCTGTGAATGAACAGATTGGAAAAAAATGGGGTAATAACGGAAATTTTATGACCGGAAGAAACTGGGTAAAACCACTGTCCGGAGGTACGGGAGCCAAACAATCTACAATTCCCGTAGGAGGAATTGATAACTGGGACGACAAGGAACATCCTTTTTTCACAGAAATAGCACCTTTACCTATGGGAATGGACGTTGCCACCGCATTATATTTACTGATCAACAGAGTGGATAAAAAGGGAGAAGTGACCTATGATAAAGTAAAACAGACCCTGAAACTCGACTGGAATGAGAACAACACCATCCAGATGAGGGAAAATGCCAAATATTTTGTCCGGAAAATGAATAAGGCCAACGGAGGAACCCGCAGCCACTTCCTGTTCAATAATGGTTTTGGAGCCGATATATGTTACCATCCGCTTGGAGGATGCGTTCTGGGTGAAGCCACCAATGAATTCGGAAAACTGAAAGAGCATGAAAATCTATATGTTCTGGATGGATCACTGATTCCCGGAACCATTGGGGTAAATCCGTTTGTAACCATTACAGCCATTGCTGAATATTGTATTGAAAATCTGATCCGTCAGAATGAATTTACCTTGATTTAA
- the mqo gene encoding malate dehydrogenase (quinone), with amino-acid sequence MSQSLTSRTPKPKYDVVLIGGGIMSATLATLLHEFDPNLEIAIFERLGRFAKESTAAWNNAGTGHSAFCELNYTPEKPDGSIDIKKAESIAEQFEISKQFWAYLISKGYIHEPKDFINSCPHMSLVFGEKDAEYLKKRHDKMTESVLFSGMEFSTDHEKLREWIPLVMSKRNKSEVMAATKMDMGTDVNFGTLTRKMGRHLLEDSNVEVFLYHEVKDIDPREDGKWEMKVKDRIHNHKQEVVADFVFIGAGGYALPLLDSSDIKESEGYGGFPVSGQWLVTHNQELVEKHQAKVYTQATVDAPPMSVPHLDLRIIDGQKALLFGPFAGFSTKFLKEGSYLDLPESVNTKNLKSLFGAWWHNIPLTKYLIQQVAMTKAQRMQHLREFIKDAKEDDWELKVAGQRVQVIKKDEKEGGKLEFGTEVVVNKAGTIASLLGASPGASTAVYAMLDVLEKCFPEKFHGEWKGKLLEMVPSYGQKLADNPELTQEVRNYTKEKLELEY; translated from the coding sequence ATGTCACAATCGCTTACAAGCAGAACACCGAAACCTAAATACGACGTTGTACTGATAGGAGGCGGAATCATGAGCGCCACTTTAGCAACGCTGCTTCATGAATTTGATCCCAATCTAGAAATCGCTATCTTCGAAAGACTTGGAAGATTTGCCAAGGAAAGTACAGCAGCATGGAACAACGCCGGAACAGGGCACTCCGCTTTTTGTGAGCTAAATTATACGCCGGAAAAACCAGACGGATCCATTGATATCAAAAAAGCAGAAAGCATTGCAGAGCAGTTCGAAATTTCAAAACAGTTCTGGGCGTATCTGATCTCCAAAGGATATATTCATGAGCCTAAAGATTTTATCAACTCATGCCCGCATATGAGTCTTGTATTTGGAGAAAAAGACGCGGAATACCTTAAAAAGAGACACGATAAAATGACAGAATCGGTTCTTTTCTCCGGAATGGAATTTTCTACAGATCATGAAAAACTGAGAGAGTGGATTCCGCTGGTCATGAGCAAAAGAAATAAATCTGAAGTAATGGCAGCCACGAAGATGGATATGGGAACAGATGTGAACTTCGGAACACTGACCAGAAAAATGGGAAGACACCTGCTTGAAGATTCCAATGTAGAGGTATTCTTATATCATGAAGTAAAAGACATTGACCCAAGAGAAGACGGAAAGTGGGAAATGAAAGTGAAAGACAGAATTCACAATCACAAACAGGAAGTTGTTGCTGACTTTGTATTTATCGGCGCCGGAGGATATGCACTTCCGTTACTGGACAGCTCAGACATCAAAGAAAGTGAAGGCTATGGAGGCTTCCCGGTTTCAGGACAATGGCTGGTAACCCATAACCAGGAATTAGTAGAAAAACATCAGGCTAAAGTATATACACAGGCTACTGTAGATGCGCCGCCAATGTCTGTTCCTCACCTTGACCTTAGGATCATTGATGGCCAGAAAGCCCTTCTTTTCGGTCCTTTCGCAGGGTTCTCAACAAAATTCCTGAAAGAAGGAAGCTACCTGGATCTTCCGGAAAGTGTGAATACCAAAAACTTAAAATCATTATTCGGTGCATGGTGGCATAATATTCCCCTTACAAAATACCTTATTCAGCAGGTTGCCATGACCAAAGCTCAGAGAATGCAGCATTTGAGAGAGTTTATCAAAGATGCCAAGGAAGATGATTGGGAACTGAAAGTAGCCGGACAGAGGGTTCAGGTGATTAAAAAAGATGAAAAAGAAGGCGGTAAACTTGAGTTCGGAACTGAAGTGGTAGTCAACAAAGCCGGTACCATCGCATCGCTGCTTGGAGCTTCACCGGGGGCATCAACAGCAGTATACGCCATGCTGGACGTTCTTGAAAAATGTTTCCCTGAAAAATTCCATGGCGAATGGAAAGGGAAGTTACTGGAAATGGTCCCTTCTTACGGCCAAAAACTGGCAGACAACCCGGAACTTACCCAAGAGGTAAGAAATTACACGAAAGAAAAACTGGAATTAGAATATTAA